A window of the Aliivibrio salmonicida LFI1238 genome harbors these coding sequences:
- a CDS encoding catalase yields MSKKLTTAAGCPVAHNQNVQTAGKRGPQLLQDVWFLEKLAHFDREVIPERRMHAKGSGAYGTFTVTHDITKYTKAKIFSDIGKKTDMFARFSTVAGERGAADAERDIRGFSLKFYTEEGNWDLAGNNTPVFFLRDPLKFPDLNHAVKRDPRTNMRSAKNNWDFWTSLPEALHQVTIVMSDRGIPATYRHMHGFGSHTFSFINSDNERYWVKFHFVSQQGIKNLSDAEAGELVGNDRESHQRDLLDSIDNQDFPKWTLKVQIMPEADAATVPYNPFDLTKVWPHKDYPLIEVGEFELNRNPQNYFAEVEQAAFNPANVVPGISFSPDKMLQGRLFAYGDAQRYRLGVNHQHIPVNAPRCPVHSYHRDGAMRVDGNFGSTLGYEPNDQGQWAEQPDFSEPPLNLDGAAAHWDHREDEDYFSQPGDLFGLMTAEKQAILFDNTARNLNGVPKEIQLRHVTHCYKADPAYGEGIGKLLGFDISEYNS; encoded by the coding sequence ATGAGTAAGAAATTAACGACAGCAGCAGGTTGCCCTGTTGCACATAACCAAAATGTTCAAACTGCGGGTAAACGTGGTCCTCAACTTCTGCAAGATGTTTGGTTTTTAGAAAAACTGGCGCATTTTGATCGTGAAGTTATTCCTGAGCGTCGTATGCACGCAAAAGGTTCAGGTGCTTATGGTACGTTTACGGTTACTCATGACATTACCAAATACACAAAAGCAAAAATATTTTCAGACATTGGCAAAAAAACAGACATGTTTGCGCGTTTCTCTACCGTTGCGGGTGAACGTGGCGCGGCAGATGCTGAGCGTGATATCCGTGGTTTCTCTCTGAAGTTTTACACTGAAGAAGGTAACTGGGATTTAGCGGGTAACAATACCCCGGTGTTTTTCTTACGTGATCCATTGAAATTCCCTGATTTAAACCACGCAGTAAAACGTGATCCTCGCACAAATATGCGAAGCGCGAAAAATAACTGGGATTTCTGGACGTCATTACCAGAAGCACTGCACCAAGTAACTATCGTGATGAGTGACCGTGGTATTCCTGCGACATACCGACATATGCATGGTTTTGGTAGCCACACATTCAGCTTTATCAATAGCGATAACGAACGTTATTGGGTGAAATTCCACTTTGTCTCTCAACAAGGCATTAAAAACCTATCAGATGCAGAAGCGGGCGAATTAGTCGGTAATGATCGTGAAAGTCATCAACGTGACTTGCTAGACAGTATTGATAACCAAGACTTCCCTAAATGGACATTGAAAGTACAAATCATGCCAGAAGCAGATGCGGCAACAGTACCTTACAACCCATTTGATTTAACCAAAGTATGGCCACACAAAGATTACCCATTAATTGAAGTGGGTGAATTTGAGCTAAACCGCAATCCACAAAACTATTTCGCAGAAGTAGAACAAGCGGCGTTTAACCCTGCAAATGTGGTTCCGGGTATCAGCTTCTCTCCTGATAAAATGCTACAAGGTCGTTTGTTTGCGTATGGTGATGCCCAGCGTTACCGTTTAGGCGTTAACCACCAGCACATCCCAGTGAACGCACCTCGTTGTCCTGTACATAGTTACCACCGTGATGGCGCAATGCGTGTTGATGGCAACTTCGGTAGCACATTAGGTTATGAACCAAATGACCAAGGTCAATGGGCAGAACAACCAGATTTCTCTGAGCCACCACTAAATTTAGATGGCGCAGCAGCACATTGGGATCACCGTGAAGATGAAGATTACTTCTCACAACCGGGTGACTTGTTCGGATTAATGACCGCTGAAAAACAAGCAATTTTGTTTGATAACACAGCACGTAACCTAAATGGTGTGCCAAAAGAGATTCAACTACGTCACGTAACTCATTGTTATAAAGCTGATCCAGCGTACGGTGAAGGTATTGGTAAACTACTTGGTTTCGATATCAGTGAATATAATTCGTAA
- the trhO gene encoding oxygen-dependent tRNA uridine(34) hydroxylase TrhO translates to MSQYIVCALYKFVSLEDYTEIRQPLTQVMEDNQIRGTLLLASEGINGTVAGSRKAIDTLLTWFKEDSRLADVVYKESINDVQPFNRTKVKLKKEIVTMGVEGIDPLHVVGTYVKPADWNALISDPDVLLVDTRNDYEVDIGTFKYAVNPKTETFRDFPQYVAENLDPAKHKKVAMFCTGGIRCEKSTAYMKEQGFDEVYHLEGGILKYLEEVPEENSLWEGDCYVFDGRVAVNHQLEKSHYDVCNACRLPITDEDKQSDSFEKGVSCPKCIDQHTEEQKSRFREREKQVQLANERGETHVGGDAAKLIEQRKQEKKEKKQQQRSSK, encoded by the coding sequence ATGTCTCAATATATCGTTTGTGCGTTATACAAATTTGTTTCATTAGAAGATTACACCGAAATACGTCAGCCATTAACGCAAGTGATGGAAGACAATCAGATCAGAGGTACGTTACTTTTGGCAAGTGAAGGTATTAATGGCACCGTTGCTGGCTCTCGCAAAGCAATTGATACGTTGCTAACTTGGTTCAAAGAAGATTCACGTTTAGCGGATGTAGTTTATAAAGAATCAATCAATGACGTTCAACCTTTCAATCGTACCAAAGTGAAATTGAAAAAAGAAATCGTCACCATGGGCGTAGAAGGTATCGATCCTCTTCATGTGGTGGGCACGTATGTAAAACCAGCCGATTGGAATGCACTTATTTCTGATCCTGACGTGCTATTGGTTGATACTCGTAACGATTATGAAGTGGATATCGGTACATTCAAATACGCTGTTAACCCAAAGACAGAGACATTCCGCGATTTTCCTCAATATGTGGCTGAAAATTTAGACCCAGCAAAGCATAAAAAAGTAGCGATGTTCTGTACGGGGGGGATTCGTTGTGAAAAATCGACGGCTTACATGAAAGAGCAGGGATTTGATGAGGTGTACCATCTTGAAGGTGGAATACTAAAGTACCTTGAAGAAGTACCAGAAGAAAACAGCTTATGGGAAGGCGATTGTTATGTGTTTGATGGTCGAGTTGCCGTCAATCATCAACTAGAGAAAAGTCATTATGATGTGTGTAATGCGTGCCGCTTACCGATCACAGACGAAGATAAGCAGTCAGACTCTTTTGAGAAAGGCGTAAGTTGTCCTAAATGTATTGACCAACATACCGAAGAGCAAAAATCTCGTTTCCGTGAGCGTGAAAAACAAGTGCAGTTGGCTAATGAAAGAGGGGAAACTCACGTTGGTGGTGACGCTGCAAAATTGATTGAGCAACGTAAACAAGAAAAGAAAGAGAAGAAGCAGCAACAGAGATCATCTAAGTAA
- a CDS encoding GntP family permease has product MDGALIGIVIGILAMMGMMGMIIKTRIPVALAMIIASIIMGLFAGMAPTELINSIQAGFGGVLGGIGLIIAFGVIMGACFERSGAAVRMAKTFVKLCGKGREDLALGFTGVLVAIPVFCDSAYIILHSLVRAISRDTGKSAVGLGVTLALGLLITHALVPPTPGPVAVAGILGVDLGVYMMWGLIVSIPMMLLSMIYIRRVGKEYYRVPNGDMWITNQADWANLEKVKETDDKELPSNFLSFGPILIPIALILVNTIIGKGDSMPYQVLELLGNPVVAVGLGVLMALYGLTRHIERKDMVGSMDDALSTTGLILIVTGCGGAMGAVLKASGAGPQVAEAIASSGIPPLLVPLAIASMLRIIQGSATASMMVAATMTLPLVETLGLDPVFVALACAVGPVGFSHLNDSYFHIINRTLGITELADQIKIWSVSSTIAWAIGASIIMILNLVFGKGGTMIDPLVPFGVLAVIMFWLKAKEKNQVKMATIN; this is encoded by the coding sequence ATGGACGGAGCATTAATTGGTATCGTAATTGGCATTTTAGCCATGATGGGAATGATGGGAATGATAATAAAAACACGAATTCCTGTCGCATTAGCAATGATAATTGCAAGTATCATTATGGGGTTATTCGCAGGAATGGCACCAACAGAATTAATTAACTCAATTCAAGCGGGCTTTGGTGGTGTACTCGGTGGTATCGGTCTTATCATTGCGTTTGGTGTGATTATGGGGGCGTGTTTTGAACGCTCTGGTGCCGCGGTACGAATGGCAAAAACGTTTGTAAAACTGTGTGGTAAAGGCCGCGAAGATCTTGCGTTAGGTTTTACCGGTGTGCTTGTCGCCATTCCTGTTTTTTGTGATTCTGCTTATATTATTTTGCATTCTCTTGTTCGCGCAATTTCACGAGATACGGGTAAATCGGCTGTGGGGCTTGGTGTGACGTTAGCACTTGGTCTTCTTATTACTCATGCTCTTGTGCCGCCAACGCCTGGACCTGTCGCGGTTGCTGGAATTCTAGGTGTTGATCTTGGTGTTTACATGATGTGGGGTTTGATTGTTTCAATCCCAATGATGTTACTTTCAATGATTTATATTCGTCGAGTAGGTAAAGAATATTATCGTGTACCAAATGGTGATATGTGGATAACAAATCAAGCCGATTGGGCAAATCTTGAGAAAGTAAAAGAAACTGACGACAAAGAACTGCCAAGTAACTTCTTATCTTTTGGTCCAATTTTAATTCCGATTGCATTGATCTTAGTGAATACCATCATCGGAAAAGGCGACTCAATGCCGTATCAGGTACTTGAGTTACTTGGCAACCCAGTTGTTGCTGTTGGCCTTGGTGTATTGATGGCGCTTTATGGGTTAACTCGTCATATCGAACGTAAAGATATGGTTGGTTCCATGGATGACGCATTATCTACTACGGGGTTAATTCTGATTGTTACTGGCTGTGGTGGCGCGATGGGAGCGGTATTAAAAGCATCAGGTGCAGGGCCACAAGTGGCTGAGGCGATTGCAAGCAGTGGTATTCCTCCTCTACTTGTTCCTTTAGCTATCGCTTCGATGTTACGAATTATCCAAGGTTCGGCGACAGCATCTATGATGGTTGCGGCGACAATGACCTTACCATTAGTTGAAACACTGGGTCTTGATCCTGTGTTTGTTGCTCTGGCTTGTGCTGTTGGTCCCGTTGGATTTTCACACTTGAACGATTCATACTTTCATATTATCAACCGTACATTAGGGATTACTGAACTTGCAGACCAAATCAAAATCTGGTCAGTTTCTTCTACGATAGCGTGGGCGATTGGTGCAAGTATCATCATGATATTGAATCTTGTGTTTGGTAAAGGGGGGACAATGATTGATCCATTGGTTCCATTCGGAGTACTAGCCGTAATTATGTTCTGGTTAAAAGCAAAAGAAAAAAATCAAGTAAAGATGGCAACTATTAATTAA
- a CDS encoding IS66-like element ISVsa2 family transposase, with product MTDKIKPLPDTIDELKALVLQLENKYNRLLEQFRLAQHQRFGKSSESDSTQFDLFNETEEEIIIENDDTQTITYTRQKPKRQRLPEDLPRTVIIHDIKDKTCKCCGLEMHAMGKDISEKLEFVPAKVEVIQHVRPKYACRNCEKNNTSVDIKQAPMPASPIPKGIATASLLAQIITAKFQYSLPLYRQETLFQQWGIIIGRRTMADWLIKCSVLFTPLNNELHRILLEQPTLHCDETTVNVLDVEKAKCYMWVYCSGYDSPGSGVLPGIVLYDYQSSRHGYHPVNFLKGYNGYLHTDGYQGYEQTEAILVGCWAHARRRFIEAQRVQVKGKTGSADWVLSKIQKLYRIESLLKEASPEAKYVARQTEARDLLKELRDWLDSAVSRVSPKTKLGEAISYTLNQWDKLVRYIDDGLLSIDNNRAERAVKPFVIGRKNWLFSGSTAGADSSAMLYSIVETAKANGLIPYDYIRYCLDRLCVGSPDIDSLLPWNVKDKV from the coding sequence ATGACTGATAAAATAAAACCACTTCCTGATACCATTGACGAGCTGAAAGCACTTGTGCTTCAGCTTGAAAATAAATATAACCGTCTTCTAGAGCAATTTCGACTGGCTCAACATCAGCGCTTTGGTAAAAGCAGTGAATCTGACTCGACTCAATTTGATTTATTCAATGAAACAGAAGAAGAAATCATCATTGAAAATGATGACACACAAACGATTACCTACACTCGTCAAAAGCCAAAACGCCAACGCTTACCTGAAGACTTACCGCGTACTGTTATTATCCACGACATAAAAGATAAAACTTGTAAGTGTTGCGGTCTAGAGATGCATGCGATGGGTAAAGACATCAGTGAAAAGTTGGAATTTGTACCAGCTAAAGTGGAAGTTATTCAACATGTTCGTCCTAAATATGCTTGCCGAAATTGTGAAAAAAACAATACTTCAGTAGACATTAAACAAGCCCCAATGCCAGCGTCACCAATCCCTAAAGGGATTGCGACCGCAAGTTTACTTGCTCAAATTATTACGGCTAAATTTCAATACAGTCTTCCACTTTATCGTCAAGAAACGTTATTTCAGCAATGGGGTATCATTATTGGACGGCGAACGATGGCGGATTGGTTAATAAAATGCTCGGTACTATTTACCCCTCTTAATAACGAGTTACATCGTATTTTGCTTGAACAACCCACTCTGCATTGTGATGAAACAACGGTAAATGTGTTGGATGTTGAAAAAGCAAAATGTTATATGTGGGTCTACTGCTCTGGCTATGATTCTCCAGGCTCTGGTGTTTTGCCTGGAATTGTACTTTATGATTATCAATCTAGCAGGCATGGCTACCATCCAGTTAACTTTTTAAAAGGTTATAACGGGTATTTACATACCGATGGTTACCAAGGTTATGAACAAACTGAAGCGATTTTAGTTGGCTGTTGGGCACACGCACGTCGACGATTTATTGAGGCTCAACGTGTTCAAGTAAAAGGGAAAACAGGGAGTGCAGATTGGGTATTGAGTAAAATCCAAAAGCTATACCGGATCGAATCGTTATTAAAAGAGGCTTCCCCTGAAGCCAAGTATGTTGCTAGGCAGACAGAAGCCCGCGATTTACTTAAAGAGCTCCGTGATTGGCTTGATAGCGCAGTTAGTCGAGTATCACCTAAAACAAAATTAGGTGAGGCGATTAGCTATACATTAAATCAATGGGATAAATTAGTTCGTTATATTGATGATGGATTGTTATCTATTGATAACAATCGAGCAGAGCGAGCGGTTAAACCGTTTGTTATCGGCCGGAAAAACTGGTTATTTTCGGGTTCAACGGCTGGTGCAGATTCAAGTGCAATGCTTTACAGCATTGTAGAAACAGCAAAGGCAAACGGATTAATCCCTTACGATTATATTAGGTATTGTCTAGATCGTTTATGTGTTGGATCGCCAGATATCGATTCACTTTTACCTTGGAATGTAAAAGACAAGGTGTAG
- a CDS encoding ABC-F family ATPase — MIQSNNITMQFGAEPLFENISAKFGNGNRYGLIGANGCGKSTFMKILSGELTPSSGNVSMTPGQKLGVLSQDQFAFEKYSVIDVVIMGDKKLWEIKQERERIYSLPEMSEEDGMKVAELESEFAEMDGYSAESRAGDILLQAGIDEELHYGLMQQVAPGWKLRVLLAQALFANPDILLLDEPTNNLDINTINWLAGELNQRKCTMIIISHDRHFLNSVCTHMADIDYGELRVYPGNYEYFLEASSLIREQLLSGNAKKAAEISELQDFVNRFGANASKAKQASSRAKKMDKISLDEVKSSSRMSPSINFGEGKKLHRQALELKDLGHGFEEDVLFEGGNLLLEAGTRLAIIGENGVGKTTLLRCLVNDLEQNEGIVKWSENATFGYCPQDSTADFDNDLSIFDWISQWRTVKHDDLMVRGILGRLLFTADDTNKQAKNCSGGEKNRLLFGKLMMLEINVLVMDEPTNHMDMEAIEALNEALKVYTGTLIFVSHDREFVSSLATQIIDVTGKKLVNFQGTYNEYLDHKNRMHVA, encoded by the coding sequence TTGATACAATCAAACAACATCACAATGCAATTTGGCGCAGAGCCTTTATTTGAAAATATTTCAGCTAAATTTGGCAACGGCAACCGTTACGGTTTGATCGGTGCGAATGGGTGCGGAAAATCAACGTTCATGAAGATTCTAAGTGGTGAATTAACTCCTAGTTCAGGCAACGTATCAATGACGCCAGGACAAAAATTAGGCGTGTTGAGCCAAGATCAATTTGCGTTTGAAAAATACAGTGTAATTGATGTTGTGATCATGGGTGACAAGAAATTATGGGAAATCAAACAAGAGCGTGAGCGCATCTATTCACTACCAGAAATGAGTGAAGAAGATGGTATGAAGGTTGCTGAACTTGAAAGTGAATTCGCAGAAATGGACGGTTACAGCGCAGAAAGCCGTGCTGGTGACATTCTATTACAAGCCGGTATTGATGAAGAACTTCATTATGGCTTAATGCAACAAGTTGCTCCAGGTTGGAAACTGCGTGTGTTACTAGCACAAGCATTGTTCGCAAACCCAGATATCTTGCTACTTGATGAACCAACCAACAACTTGGACATTAATACGATTAACTGGCTAGCTGGTGAGCTTAATCAACGTAAATGTACAATGATCATTATCTCGCATGATAGACACTTCCTAAACTCTGTATGTACTCATATGGCAGACATTGATTACGGCGAACTTCGTGTTTATCCAGGTAACTACGAATACTTCCTTGAAGCGTCTAGTTTGATCCGTGAGCAACTACTTTCTGGTAACGCGAAGAAAGCAGCAGAGATCAGTGAACTGCAAGATTTCGTAAACCGTTTTGGTGCGAACGCATCTAAAGCGAAGCAAGCAAGTTCTCGTGCAAAGAAAATGGACAAAATCTCGCTAGATGAAGTGAAATCATCAAGCCGTATGAGCCCATCAATTAACTTCGGTGAAGGCAAGAAATTGCACCGCCAAGCACTTGAATTGAAAGATTTAGGCCACGGTTTTGAAGAAGACGTATTATTTGAAGGCGGTAACCTACTTCTTGAAGCGGGTACTCGTCTGGCTATCATCGGCGAAAATGGTGTGGGTAAAACGACATTGTTACGTTGTTTAGTTAACGACCTTGAGCAAAATGAAGGCATCGTTAAATGGTCTGAAAATGCGACCTTTGGTTACTGTCCACAAGACAGTACGGCTGATTTTGATAACGATTTAAGCATCTTTGATTGGATTTCACAGTGGCGTACAGTGAAACACGATGACTTGATGGTTCGCGGTATTTTGGGCCGTCTACTGTTTACAGCGGATGATACAAATAAACAAGCGAAAAACTGTTCTGGTGGTGAGAAAAACCGTCTATTGTTTGGCAAGTTAATGATGCTAGAAATCAACGTACTTGTTATGGACGAACCAACCAACCACATGGATATGGAAGCGATTGAAGCGCTAAACGAAGCATTAAAAGTGTACACAGGCACATTAATCTTTGTAAGCCATGACCGTGAGTTTGTTTCTTCTCTAGCGACTCAAATCATTGACGTTACAGGTAAGAAACTGGTTAACTTCCAAGGTACTTATAACGAGTACCTAGATCATAAAAACAGAATGCATGTAGCTTAA
- the gfa gene encoding S-(hydroxymethyl)glutathione synthase: protein MTITTLHPAIDNGFSATDENFQGGTLHCQCKENKVAVKLTAQTAHNHACGCSKCWKPEGAIFSQVAVISRDNVEVIANAEKLVVIDEAATIKRHACKECGTHMYGRIDNQDHPFFGLDFVHTELSEDAGFSAPQFAAFVSSIIETGTDPKDMDAIRARFEELGLPTYDCLSPALMDAIATHIAAQNK from the coding sequence ATGACTATTACAACACTACACCCAGCAATTGATAACGGTTTTTCAGCTACAGACGAAAACTTCCAAGGCGGAACATTACACTGCCAATGTAAAGAAAATAAAGTAGCAGTAAAACTGACGGCACAAACTGCACATAACCACGCTTGTGGCTGTTCTAAATGCTGGAAACCTGAAGGTGCTATCTTCTCTCAAGTAGCGGTAATTTCACGTGATAACGTTGAAGTCATTGCGAACGCAGAAAAATTAGTTGTTATTGATGAAGCAGCAACAATCAAACGTCACGCTTGTAAAGAATGTGGTACTCACATGTACGGCCGTATTGATAACCAAGATCACCCATTCTTTGGTTTAGATTTCGTTCACACTGAATTGTCTGAAGATGCAGGTTTCTCTGCGCCACAATTCGCGGCATTTGTTTCATCTATTATCGAAACAGGCACTGATCCTAAAGACATGGATGCTATCCGTGCTCGCTTTGAAGAATTAGGCCTTCCTACTTACGATTGCCTATCTCCAGCACTAATGGATGCAATTGCAACTCACATTGCTGCACAAAATAAATAA
- a CDS encoding lytic polysaccharide monooxygenase, with product MTNTIKINSLTIAFVGALSSMGVQAHGWVEYPSARQNTCYLDGGFWDNTIPNQACQSAFDESGAFPFVQRNEVAANVPNYKDMAHVQAIVRDGNLCSAGDKAKSGLNMGSTHWQKTAITLDENNQLELVFNATAPHNPSYWQFYLSNVNYDPTVPLTWGDLDVVDTAGDIIVGDDKKYRIKITLPADRADSAVLYTRWQREDAAGEGFYNCSDIAFDGAGTTPPGPIDPVEPPPQYSDLGYYIGQGFGPVESGDSVRFRTFDATGAETTDISLAITVNNTATWSAELAGQFNQLKNKAWFIGIWHQEMNHYMYDTINIYANRVFAPKANLSYQLSLIKADITPPVEPPVEPTNQWDKNNAYQARESVTHQGGTWVAQWWTKGEEPGKTGEWGVWR from the coding sequence ATGACAAATACAATAAAAATCAATTCGCTTACCATTGCCTTTGTTGGCGCATTATCCTCAATGGGAGTACAAGCGCATGGCTGGGTTGAATACCCAAGTGCGAGGCAAAACACCTGTTATCTTGATGGTGGGTTTTGGGATAACACCATTCCAAATCAAGCGTGTCAGTCTGCGTTTGATGAATCTGGTGCATTCCCCTTTGTTCAACGTAATGAAGTGGCGGCCAATGTTCCTAATTATAAAGACATGGCACATGTTCAAGCCATTGTTCGTGATGGTAATTTATGTTCCGCAGGAGATAAGGCCAAATCAGGGTTGAATATGGGATCAACGCATTGGCAAAAAACGGCCATTACGTTAGATGAGAATAACCAACTTGAACTCGTCTTTAATGCCACCGCCCCCCATAACCCTTCTTACTGGCAATTCTATTTATCTAACGTAAATTATGATCCAACCGTTCCGCTTACTTGGGGTGATCTCGATGTCGTCGATACGGCAGGAGATATTATTGTTGGAGACGATAAAAAATACCGCATTAAAATTACTCTCCCAGCAGACCGTGCCGATTCAGCCGTGCTCTACACTCGTTGGCAACGTGAAGATGCCGCAGGCGAAGGATTTTATAACTGCAGTGATATCGCCTTTGATGGAGCTGGAACGACGCCTCCCGGGCCTATAGATCCTGTTGAGCCACCGCCACAATATTCCGATCTAGGCTATTACATTGGTCAAGGATTTGGTCCTGTAGAATCTGGAGACTCGGTAAGGTTTAGAACTTTTGATGCAACAGGCGCAGAGACAACAGACATTAGCTTAGCGATAACCGTAAATAACACAGCAACATGGTCGGCAGAGTTAGCTGGTCAGTTTAATCAGTTGAAAAATAAAGCATGGTTTATTGGTATTTGGCATCAAGAGATGAACCATTATATGTATGACACCATTAATATTTATGCGAATCGAGTATTTGCTCCTAAGGCAAATCTAAGTTATCAACTGTCGCTAATTAAAGCCGACATCACTCCTCCCGTTGAGCCACCAGTCGAACCAACGAATCAATGGGATAAAAATAATGCTTATCAGGCGAGGGAGAGCGTGACACATCAAGGAGGAACATGGGTTGCTCAGTGGTGGACAAAAGGTGAAGAGCCGGGAAAAACAGGCGAATGGGGAGTATGGCGATAA
- the tnpB gene encoding IS66 family insertion sequence element accessory protein TnpB (TnpB, as the term is used for proteins encoded by IS66 family insertion elements, is considered an accessory protein, since TnpC, encoded by a neighboring gene, is a DDE family transposase.), with protein sequence MNVFTDVSTIYLHRDFVDFRKAINGLVVIVEQEMQLSPFSDALFIFCNKPRDKLKILYWDKTGFALWYKRLDEDRFKWPRNINNDTLALSEQQLTLLLQGFDILGHQPVHYQTTL encoded by the coding sequence ATGAATGTATTTACTGATGTTTCCACCATTTATCTTCATCGTGATTTTGTCGATTTTCGCAAGGCCATTAATGGCCTTGTCGTGATTGTTGAGCAAGAAATGCAACTATCACCGTTTAGTGATGCTCTATTTATATTTTGCAATAAGCCTCGTGATAAACTCAAAATATTGTATTGGGATAAAACAGGATTCGCTTTATGGTACAAGCGATTAGATGAAGACCGCTTCAAATGGCCACGAAATATAAATAACGATACGTTAGCATTATCAGAGCAGCAACTGACACTGCTATTACAAGGTTTTGATATCTTAGGACATCAACCGGTACATTATCAAACAACCCTTTAA
- a CDS encoding patatin-like phospholipase family protein — protein MAKSALVVEGGAMRGIFASGVLDIFMKNEFMPYDFAIGVSAGASNLLGYLAHYPQRSFHVITKLATHKRFFNLPRFARGGDLVDVRWLIDESNTRHPLDFERLFSSIPLYAAVTNIDSGNADYYQVKKENVDDVLEATTALPIAYKSTPCFSGGCYTDGGVADSIPVKEAYRRGARDITVILSHPLSYEMKPTRSPWLMTKLLARYPQIAQAMLVRAENYNQSLEFIRNPPEGTTIRVIAPPEDFAVKRLSMKYPTLVAGYEMGVSAGLHHLSSRDGTFGLDSENCHFCI, from the coding sequence ATGGCGAAGAGTGCGTTAGTAGTTGAAGGCGGTGCAATGCGTGGTATTTTTGCTAGCGGCGTACTGGATATCTTCATGAAAAATGAATTTATGCCTTATGATTTTGCTATTGGAGTGTCAGCGGGAGCGTCTAACTTATTAGGTTACCTTGCACATTATCCTCAACGCAGCTTTCATGTGATTACCAAGCTTGCTACTCATAAACGCTTTTTTAATCTTCCTCGGTTTGCGCGAGGAGGTGATCTTGTTGATGTTCGATGGTTAATTGATGAGTCAAATACACGACATCCTTTGGATTTTGAACGTTTGTTTTCTTCTATTCCTTTGTATGCTGCCGTTACTAATATTGACAGTGGCAATGCGGATTACTATCAAGTAAAAAAAGAGAATGTGGATGACGTATTAGAAGCAACGACTGCGCTTCCTATCGCCTACAAGTCGACGCCTTGTTTCTCTGGTGGTTGTTATACTGATGGTGGTGTAGCGGACTCTATTCCGGTGAAAGAAGCGTATCGAAGAGGGGCGAGAGACATTACGGTCATTTTATCTCATCCACTCAGTTATGAAATGAAACCAACACGATCACCTTGGTTAATGACCAAGTTATTAGCTCGATACCCTCAAATAGCACAAGCTATGTTAGTACGAGCAGAAAATTATAATCAATCACTGGAGTTTATTCGTAACCCTCCAGAAGGAACGACGATTCGAGTGATCGCACCACCAGAAGATTTTGCGGTTAAGCGTCTTTCCATGAAATATCCTACACTGGTTGCAGGGTATGAAATGGGCGTATCTGCCGGTTTACATCATTTGTCCAGCCGTGATGGTACTTTCGGGTTGGACAGTGAAAATTGTCACTTTTGTATTTAG
- the tnpA gene encoding IS66 family insertion sequence element accessory protein TnpA — MQKDKKRTPEQWHALFESQQSSKLSAAEFCRNHNILPKTFSARKARWKQKINATPQLPDIQLSIGKLRLTLPANTEPHWIGLLLKGYQS; from the coding sequence ATGCAAAAAGATAAAAAGAGAACACCAGAGCAATGGCACGCTCTATTTGAATCTCAGCAATCTAGCAAGCTTAGTGCCGCTGAATTTTGTCGTAACCATAATATTCTGCCAAAGACATTTAGTGCACGTAAAGCACGATGGAAACAAAAGATTAACGCCACTCCACAATTACCAGATATTCAACTTTCTATCGGAAAATTGCGATTAACATTGCCAGCTAATACTGAACCTCACTGGATAGGACTCTTATTAAAAGGGTATCAATCATGA